The genomic interval ATAGATGTCATAGGAGTCAAGACAGAATGAGGTCTACTAGATAGTGATGATGACAGGCTTACATCATTCGTGGATCCTCGTGAAATTCGCCGAGCTTTGTTGTATATAGTGAAAGCTGTCTCCTTCAGAATGACAAGTTCATTAAAAGGTGGGCTTGTAACCCTAAAAATGGCATCAACTGTCACAATCTGTAGTACCAATTTAGGAACACTAAAGCCTGAAACTACTGGAATATTTGATATCGATGCTTCATCTGCTGCTGCTGAGCTGCTTAATGCCTTCCCCACCTGACTGTACAATACAGATCTCCTTTCTCTATCTGAGGGCAGAATAATTGATCCAATAGCAACAGAAGATTCGACAACTGTTTTTAGGACTGCGGTAGGCTCAGGGAAGGGGCACACCACATATATTACCTAAACACAAGAAACCAACACAATAGGTTTCACAAAATAGAGTGGCCGTAAGCAATAATAAAGCAAGTTTATGAGACAAAAGTCAGATGGTGGATGGTTTAAAACAGTTAAGGTAAGCAGCATAGAACTCTGCTTAAGGGTTGATTTcacatttaattaaacaagtagtcttaatttataaattacaaAGTAAGATAATAATCGTATAGAATGTCAACTCCTCAAAAATACAGCTCCCCCTGTCTAAAAATATTGGTCCAACTTAGCATTTTTTGGATGTCCCAATGTGTTAATCCCACTAACTAGAGCAGATAAACTTCTATGTTGAAATTTCTATTATATCCCTAAATTCATAACAAGCTACtcctaacaaaaaaaaaatcattgcagtcaacattttttttaaatttggtgCTTTTCAAACATGAATCAACAAATAGAGATGGAAAGTGCATTCTAAATCCTCCCACCAACTTATAGTAACTGGGTAAACTACTTCAACATAACTGAATGCCATGAAAATGTTTgtaaaaggggaaaaagaagTTGATAACAGGAAAAAACATTCACAATGCATGCACTGTCAAGTAAAGGACAACCAAGCTATGGTCTACTTTAGACAGGAATATATTAGTTGGGAACCTACCATGCTCTAAATAACACGGAATAATGACAAAATTCAGAGAAAACTTTCCAATTGCAGCATCTAAtattgaagaagaaacaacATACCTATCTCAGGAACAAAATCATGCAACCCATAAAGAAAGGCACATATTGATTGTAAATGGATCTTGACAATCAGTAAATATAAACCAAAACAGAGTGCACAAAAACATTATACAAggtaattgaaatttatacTTCAGTCTAAAATAATGAATTTCAAACATTCCTTTtctataattaataaatcacTGGAAGGAAATGAACAGACTTTTCTTTATCCCTTTGTGTTGAAGGGAATATGGTCCAGCCATCAGCAAACAAGTAACATGTACAGAGAACCATTTAAGTAAAAGAACCACATGGAACATTCCACTTACCATGCAAGGGCCGCTTATTCCTTCCTTTTGGTTTGTAGACAAAAATTGGCTAAGTTTCAATGCTTTAAGTGCCTTAGAAAGAGACTTGAGGTAGCAAGCCAGGTCCCATCCATTTGacagagaaagaaaataatcaCTTATTGATCCTAGGAGAGATGCATTACTGCTTTCTATCTTCATTGATTGGGGGCAATCAAGTAGGACAAAGCCAGAAGAAGACCATTTCCCTGAGTCCATCTCCATCTGGTTTCCCAAACTCTGAGGTGAGTGGGTTCCCAGTTTGCATGTCTCATATACTGAGGAAAAATATACAGTGAGACAAACAatcaaatagaaaacaaaaggcCAAAGTTTGAATTTAGTTCTTTTACTATTTCAATTCAGCAATTTGAGTCCCTctactttaattttaatgaattttgtccttacaattttattaaagGTAGATTTAAAGACAATTGACAATTTACCATAAATTTGGATGACATAGCATTCTGGTAATGACATGGCATGATGAGGTGGATTAATATTTTTTGCCCATGTGGCAAATATCAGCCCAAAAAACTTAtactttaattaaataataattaatatttcttagattgtaaaaaaaataatttttaagaatatttttattaaaaataaagttttttatGCTAATGTGTGGCACATGGCTAAAAATATTCCGGTTGGCATGCCACATCATCAAGAAAAGGCCATGTGGCCAAAGTTAATGGCAGAATTTCAACACCATTATCAGTTGTCCTTAAATCAAGGTTTAATAAATGTATAAagattaaattcattaaaattgaGGTAGAGTCAGAAACCGCTGAATTGAAACAGTAAAGAGACTAAATTCAGACTTTGACCAACACAAAAGGTATTAGCTTTTAATTCAAAAAGACAAAATGCTAACTAGATGGGAAACAAAAGGTATTAGCAGTCAGCATCAATGTGTTCACTAGAGCTAAATTGATGGAAGTCACAAGCAAGTCATAGGGCTTCTGCCCTTCGATGTCTCAACAAACCCACATTTTGGGTGAAACCACAGCTGTAAGTTCTAAAATTAATAACACTTCAGAAGAAGAGCCGAAAATGATGGCATCCTTGGCAAAAGCTAATTCTATTGAGATCATGGACAGGGCTCCGGAGACTCAATTCCCTTAGAGACAAAAGGATCAACTTATCCTAAGTAGCATAACAACACTCTTCTGGTATCAACACAACTCCAAAACCATTCATTTCTTCCAATTAAGAATCATGCTGTTAGCTGTCTACACTTCCCCACATAATCCATGTCAGGTTGACAAATCCATACTGAAAGAAACATAAATTTCTTTCCATCTAGGCATGCATAAAAGCACAAAACTACGGCTACTCTGAACTATGTAGCAATAGCCTGAATATTAAgttcagaaaaaaaattcaacctcaagaaaataataatgcaTCAAAATCCCATACTCACCAGTTCCTAGTTGTTGGAAAAAATCAGCAGCGGCAGAAGTAAGGGGATCAATATCTGGGCATATAACAGAATAAATTATCTGCAGTAATTTTTTGAGCCAAAAGTTCAGATTAGTAACAGAAAGCAACTTCTGAAATCACATCAACTGAGAGGCTAAAGGTTATCTTCAATTTTGCCACAGCAAGCCATGTCAAGAATCTTACAGGTTTTGGTAGAGCATATGGCTCAAGAGGAGCCTTTTCCCAAAGCTGCAAAGAGTTTGCTGAAGTTTTAAGCCAATCATCCTGGTACCTGTAATCATTTGCACTCATTTGTTcgtatttcataatttatagAGCTAACTGCAAAGACTGACTAGTGTGTCAActtcatttaattataataaggCTTACTTTGGTTAACTGCATTTAAGTTCACATGTGATTAACCGTTCAACTTACCAATTGcaagccatgtcatgctgtacATGTAATATATAAGTTAGATGTCTCAACAAATTCAACTGATCTACCCAAATCTTAATTGATCTCTTATTAATAATACATTTCTACACTGTTTATTTCCCTTTCGAAACCTAATTGTATCAACTTAATAGATTGTAAGAGGATTCAAGAGTAGTAGATACTCCACAACTTTCTCTTTCCTGTTTTGTAAATAGAGTTTCATCCAACCACCAGATAGCAAACTTAGCAACTGTCTATAAACTAAATATCCTGCAGCCTTTTGTATACGAGACTAACACTAAGTGCAGATTACATGCAGTCTAAGTCAAAGAGTGACAAACTCAACCTAATATCAAACAATCCAAGGAAAAAGCAAAATCCATATAGGGAAAAGATTATTCACAGtcaattataatgttattgTCGAAGTTTAAAACCCTAATAAATCTCAACTGAATCTATTTGGCTTAGGGAGAAAGAACACGACTTAGCTATTATGCTCAAGTATATATAAAAGCTCATTTAAAAACTTGATGGTGGCACTGGCATCAAACAAGTTCATAAATAAGCTAATATTAAGCCAAATCCAACCTCTATTTCAAGATTGGCCCAATATCATACCTCCTACCCTAGGTTATTCAAAACTCAAAGGCAAATTAGGAAAGAACAGATGCATGTTAATTCTGGCAAACAAAGTatcctttgtttcttttttttttttagtttcgggggggggggggggggggtgcaCAGTGTGTGGGGGAGACCATGACACCGTGAGTTAATACCAACagattatattttcttttttgtcttgATACACCCTTCTTCCTTACCCCCCAAGTTTTACGTCTTTGCAAATTAAAAGATCAAGAACCTACCAGACTCATCTAAGACTCATTACCATTTCCAGGCTAATAGCAATGCAAGAGACTGCTTGAATTGTTAGTAAACATAATGCTAACATTAAAAAgctaaaataaagaaaaaacaatggCTAAACTTAATTGACTCATTATGATCGTTGAGAATTTCTCAGCACAATAGACCATTTCAAaggaatttaaattttacagCATAAGAGCCTCCTTAGATATGAATCCCATTCATACAAATAGTTCAACCATCCAAATGAATTTGTATCAGTATTAATCATCATACTCTTTGTAGAATAAACATATCTTTGGGGTTCTACTCATCATCTTCAGCTGTAAGCCAAACAAATTCTCCAATATGAAGCCAGAGGCAGTTTCACCAAAGGGCCTTGCACAGGTAATTTTCTttcccaaaaataaatatttttgttaggCCATTTGATATTGACTTAAGCAAACTTGGGATTTAAAATCTCATATCTTGATGTTAAAGTTATATTGGTTACAAATGGAGGACACTTACCCAACAAGTATTGCAGGTGATGGGAGAACAAAAAGTGTTGGTCTTAGCCGGGTGCACTGTTGTTGCTCTGACTCAGAACCAGAGATTTCTTGGTTCAGTCTCCTTTGGCTGGTCTCTTCAACTTTACCTCCATCCAATGCACCAGTCActgaataaattgaaaaaccCCTTCAGTATGTCAAATTTCTTCAAAGTCTCACAAATATAGTGTATTAGAATGTAAACATACCTTTAAGGACAGATGACCCACCAACAGAAGTTTGAGATGGACTCATTGCTTCTCCCACAGAGTGAGTTACGGTAGTTGAAGAATCTCGGCACTCATTTGTATTGGACTCAGCAGATGATCCATCAGCAGAGGCTCCAACATCACCTGATTGACCACGGCCTTTGCACCAGTCAGTGACAGACAAAGGACCATCTAAATTGCCAAATGCAGATTTTAAGGCTGATTTGATGTCAGAGTGCAGCAAACTGATTACAGAAGAAGCATGAATCTGAAAGAAAATATTCTCTGCATAAGAATCATTATACAATAAAATGTCAAAGTTTTCTGGTCCATTAAATCCTCACACACATGGTCAGACagtgaaaattaaaagatttcgATCTTATTTGACATGACAACTATCAGCTACACCACAGGAATTTACTCCTAGGTATAGTATCCATAGATATTAGTGCAATTACAAATCTAGATGCTGAAGAAATGCTCACATTAGCAGAAAGTGGATCTACTAACTCCACACCAGCAATGTCCAAGGAATGGCAAGAAGCCAAAGTCCCTCCGCAACCTGCATGGACCATGGAAGGCCCACAACAAAATCCTCGCCTCCAATGCTCTTGTAATGCAAGCCAACTGTAAGGACCATCACCACAATCTGCATCCAGTACCAAATCAACAAAGGAAGTAGCTTGCTGGACCAGTAACACAATGCCATCCAGAAGCTCTTGAAGCGGTTGCCTTTGCCCATAAGAGAGGATACTATCCTCATTAAATGAATTATGGGTTAAGGATGGGCTGGCTTCAATACTCGGTGACGCAGCAGGCTTTGAAACTTTTGGAACTCCAACAGTGCGCCATACACCAACAGGAGCATTAAGGTGCCCATCTAGCATTCCTCCATCAATATCACCAGCAATTCTGACAGGTATagattctttcttcttcacctCATACCTGCTAGATACATTGTCTGTCATACTACTAGGGTCACCAGGAAGATGGTTTAAAACAGACCTTCCTGCAGGCCTACTCAAGCTAATAGTTGCAAGGCTCATGGGAGATAAAAGTATGTGTCGCATCCTCAACATGGAAGCTTGGAACATAGCACATTCCACATCAGTTGCAAGCACAGTCTTCATAGATAAAAGGATATGCTCTTTGCCACATATGCCCTGTGTCATTTTCCTGTCAGCAGATTTAACTGCATtcattgaattaaaattaGCAAACTGAGATGTTCCTGAAACCTCATTCGTAGCACTGCTATCATTATGTGTAAGCAATTTCCCATCATATCTCTCTTTCCTGGTCTCCACAGGAGTGTAATATTTCTTGAGTTGGTACGTGGCACTCAAATCATGCCCTCCAGGGTAGGCTTTCAGATTCATAGGCATGCCAGTCTTCTCATCTAATCCATCAAAGCAAGGAGAAGAGGGCGGTGTTGCACCATATATGTAATTGTTTGGGCTTGAATTAGAACTCTCTGCTTTGTGAGACTTTGGGAGATATggttttttgaaaattgatgaCGAATCACTTGCAGGAGTTTCTACTGCTCCATATTCTGTTGCAAATGTCATCAGTGCTTCAGCTTTCATTAAATGATCAAACTCACCAGTAGAAGAAGCTAAAGTGTGGTTCAATGGACCAGATGTGACAGCACTGCTTGTGACCTCTTGACTTTTGCTCAAACACTCCTCTATGGCCACTGGAGGATGTGGAGTAAAGCTATCAAAGGAAGGAAGACATACAGGCAAAAGCATCTGATCTGAAACATCCATTACCCCAGCTGGACTGCTTCCTGCATCTCCACAATCTGGAGCAGCAAACATAATTGCCGACGACTCTGCAGTTCCTGGGGGCTTCACAAAAGAAAGACCATGATGAGATCAATTAAAGCTTAATCATGTCAAGAAAAAAGAGATGTTAACGAAAAGACTCAATGCAGGCTAACACCAGCTGTAACTTCAAATAACACGATAAAAAAGAAggggttaaaaaaaaatacattcaCAAAGTTTACTTGAAATGAACTTTTCGCACTATTCACTTGACATTCACAGCTTGAACCAAATCGCTCAACAAATGTATATGAACTCcaaatataaaacatttaagaatTTCCCTTCTCTATGTTAAGAATTTAAGCTGAAAATGGTAcgaatatataataaaatgcaGTTTTTCATGATAGAATCTATAGAAATATAAGAATTACCTCCCCAAATGGAAGtacatcattttcaaagaagTCACCAAAATCTCCAAATTCAGAAAGAAGAGATTGGATATCCATGACAATTCCTCTGTCATCATCATCCCAATCCCAATTAGATCCAATTTGATCATTTCCAACGGCTGTAATGGCTGAATGGTTAACTTCCATGGAACCAATATTAGACTTGTATGCATCTTGAGATGAAGCATTCGTAACTGTAATCGCTTGACCATACGACTCTGTAATCCCAATTCGAGGACGCTTGGAACCCTGCAGAGAAATTTGCACTAGTTATTTCAATGAACCcacaattatattaatttgaaaagAGTAGAGTTAAGGAAAATGTTACTGACTCTGATTCAAAGAGTCAAAATAGTTTCACATTCAAATGCCATACGGGAGTCTATGTTATTTCCTAAGTAAATGCTCAAAATGTGTGAGGAAAAGGAGCCCATTGCAGTCCAACCATACAAGCAGTGAAAAAGAGATGAAGACATTACCATTCAGGAGAAAAACTAAACCCTACTTTCTGGGCTTCAAGCATGTTGTAATTATAGTCACAGTCAAGTCAGATGAACATTTCAGGAATTTCCGTCCAAACTGATTGGAAAGCAGACGGCGAAAAGAGAAGAGCAGTTATGGCTTTTACTAAACAGACACCATTTACAATTcgaaaaataaacaaaatagtCAATTCGAGACCAAGAAACTTAAACAAAGCACATACAACCCTAAGTGTTCAAAAAATGAAGGCACAAACATTTACATGTTTCTGTGTTCCTCTATTTTCTGAGTCgaaaaagtaaataataacACAGGAACATGCAAACATAGCGCTTCTTTGGGTGGATATTATGCTTGCATGGATGATACCCTTCTCCCATTTAAAATTGACACAAGTGTTTGCATTCATCAACAACACATAAAATTTAAGACAAAAGTAACTAGACAAAGTAGATAAAAGAGCACCATTTTTAGGCAATCAATCTCCATCTGATCATTAGAAGATAAGCCTGACTGTCTACATGATGAATCTGCATCTGCCTCAAGGTCACGAGCTCCTGTGGTCACACTATCACTGGAACTACTGCTTATGGAACTTATGCTGCTATTATTACTATTGCTGCTGCTGTTATAACAGTGCTGTGTGTGTATTCCACTGAATTCAACCCAAGATCTTTCCATGGAATCTATATTGCCATCACTGCAAAATTAATAGTAGGATAAACGGGAGAAATGAAGATTCAGGGGACTAAATCTGGATGCTATAATAGTTACATGTTCATGATTTGGTTCACATGTTAGTCATCGTGGATAATGATTCACCTTGACACTAAAATAGTCAGGTCTAAATGTTTGTGAAGAATGCATTTTAGACAGGCATGCCTGCTAGTCCCTTCAAGGAGACCGTAGGGAAAATATGCAGCATCCACTGCAATCATCTATCATATTGCaaggaaaattgaaaagaacTAGAGAATTTACCAGATGCATCC from Theobroma cacao cultivar B97-61/B2 chromosome 5, Criollo_cocoa_genome_V2, whole genome shotgun sequence carries:
- the LOC18598720 gene encoding mediator of RNA polymerase II transcription subunit 13 isoform X4, whose translation is MERSWVEFSGIHTQHCYNSSSNSNNSSISSISSSSSDSVTTGARDLEADADSSCRQSGLSSNDQMEIDCLKMGSKRPRIGITESYGQAITVTNASSQDAYKSNIGSMEVNHSAITAVGNDQIGSNWDWDDDDRGIVMDIQSLLSEFGDFGDFFENDVLPFGEPPGTAESSAIMFAAPDCGDAGSSPAGVMDVSDQMLLPVCLPSFDSFTPHPPVAIEECLSKSQEVTSSAVTSGPLNHTLASSTGEFDHLMKAEALMTFATEYGAVETPASDSSSIFKKPYLPKSHKAESSNSSPNNYIYGATPPSSPCFDGLDEKTGMPMNLKAYPGGHDLSATYQLKKYYTPVETRKERYDGKLLTHNDSSATNEVSGTSQFANFNSMNAVKSADRKMTQGICGKEHILLSMKTVLATDVECAMFQASMLRMRHILLSPMSLATISLSRPAGRSVLNHLPGDPSSMTDNVSSRYEVKKKESIPVRIAGDIDGGMLDGHLNAPVGVWRTVGVPKVSKPAASPSIEASPSLTHNSFNEDSILSYGQRQPLQELLDGIVLLVQQATSFVDLVLDADCGDGPYSWLALQEHWRRGFCCGPSMVHAGCGGTLASCHSLDIAGVELVDPLSANIHASSVISLLHSDIKSALKSAFGNLDGPLSVTDWCKGRGQSGDVGASADGSSAESNTNECRDSSTTVTHSVGEAMSPSQTSVGGSSVLKVTGALDGGKVEETSQRRLNQEISGSESEQQQCTRLRPTLFVLPSPAILVGYQDDWLKTSANSLQLWEKAPLEPYALPKPIIYSVICPDIDPLTSAAADFFQQLGTVYETCKLGTHSPQSLGNQMEMDSGKWSSSGFVLLDCPQSMKIESSNASLLGSISDYFLSLSNGWDLACYLKSLSKALKALKLSQFLSTNQKEGISGPCMVIYVVCPFPEPTAVLKTVVESSVAIGSIILPSDRERRSVLYSQVGKALSSSAAADEASISNIPVVSGFSVPKLVLQIVTVDAIFRVTSPPFNELVILKETAFTIYNKARRISRGSTNDVSLSSSLSSRPHSVLTPMTSIPGMWKDCVGSRIPGSSLPREGEIDSSLRGGAWDNSWQTSRAGGLSCDPNRNGDFFYQDEVCYMFEPLFILAESGSVEHGISPTAFGNSTSESSKTVSDESSGAFMQTANSAGSIDPGSGSQLDGSESDGVSSGNNKTPSLHCCYGWTEDWRWLVCIWTDARGELLDCDIFPFGGISSRQDTKGLQCLFVQVLQQGCQILQTCASPDTGVVKPRDFVITRIGNFYELEYLEWQKAIYLVGGSEVKKWPLQLRRSVPDGMPTSTNGTSLQQQEMSLIQDRTLPSSPSPLYSPHTKAGFMKGGLGQPAARKQLMGGHTLVDSCRGLLQWVQSISFVSVSVDHSLQLVFQADSLSPGTQGVSGMGQSGYIEGFTPVKSLGSTSASYMLIPSPSMRFLPPTPLQLPVCLTAESPPLAHLLHSKGSAIPLSTGFVVSKAVPSVRKDYRNYTKDEWPSVLSVSLIDYCGGNNVSQDKVIRGIAKQAGRTLSSEARDFEIDNHLILKSVAAELHALSWMTVSPGYLERRTALPFHCDMVLRLRRLLHFAEKELSRPPDKTQV
- the LOC18598720 gene encoding mediator of RNA polymerase II transcription subunit 13 isoform X1 — translated: MWTNVFRIGGLSQISWFQFLPVESDLNALPDKRLHSIKAEQKDAATLLVLSSHLQLQKEGFLSTWTNSFVGPWDPSQGLHNPDEKIKLWLFIPGRHVSVQESAQSAVSRLRVVASGLWLAPGDSEEVAAALSQALRNHIERALHGFSYMRFGDVFSKYHPPQIEECFRRAQPTVEFIFAATQESIFVHAIISSKHIRALSTSDIEKVLEHSSKNSSYLLPVIISPHGMRGRLSGCSPNDLVKQVYFSGSGKIRTFNGFIGLPYHTSQGSGCQLWGQNCYVKVTLGCSKSGSDKALNSNANIRNLPKHHPTEASAAGRDDQKGSLDLLSVLEKTFIYPSEAVLVPVLQTSFARSSLRRFWLQNWIGPSLAASSLLRHCDGNIDSMERSWVEFSGIHTQHCYNSSSNSNNSSISSISSSSSDSVTTGARDLEADADSSCRQSGLSSNDQMEIDCLKMGSKRPRIGITESYGQAITVTNASSQDAYKSNIGSMEVNHSAITAVGNDQIGSNWDWDDDDRGIVMDIQSLLSEFGDFGDFFENDVLPFGEPPGTAESSAIMFAAPDCGDAGSSPAGVMDVSDQMLLPVCLPSFDSFTPHPPVAIEECLSKSQEVTSSAVTSGPLNHTLASSTGEFDHLMKAEALMTFATEYGAVETPASDSSSIFKKPYLPKSHKAESSNSSPNNYIYGATPPSSPCFDGLDEKTGMPMNLKAYPGGHDLSATYQLKKYYTPVETRKERYDGKLLTHNDSSATNEVSGTSQFANFNSMNAVKSADRKMTQGICGKEHILLSMKTVLATDVECAMFQASMLRMRHILLSPMSLATISLSRPAGRSVLNHLPGDPSSMTDNVSSRYEVKKKESIPVRIAGDIDGGMLDGHLNAPVGVWRTVGVPKVSKPAASPSIEASPSLTHNSFNEDSILSYGQRQPLQELLDGIVLLVQQATSFVDLVLDADCGDGPYSWLALQEHWRRGFCCGPSMVHAGCGGTLASCHSLDIAGVELVDPLSANIHASSVISLLHSDIKSALKSAFGNLDGPLSVTDWCKGRGQSGDVGASADGSSAESNTNECRDSSTTVTHSVGEAMSPSQTSVGGSSVLKVTGALDGGKVEETSQRRLNQEISGSESEQQQCTRLRPTLFVLPSPAILVGYQDDWLKTSANSLQLWEKAPLEPYALPKPIIYSVICPDIDPLTSAAADFFQQLGTVYETCKLGTHSPQSLGNQMEMDSGKWSSSGFVLLDCPQSMKIESSNASLLGSISDYFLSLSNGWDLACYLKSLSKALKALKLSQFLSTNQKEGISGPCMVIYVVCPFPEPTAVLKTVVESSVAIGSIILPSDRERRSVLYSQVGKALSSSAAADEASISNIPVVSGFSVPKLVLQIVTVDAIFRVTSPPFNELVILKETAFTIYNKARRISRGSTNDVSLSSSLSSRPHSVLTPMTSIPGMWKDCVGSRIPGSSLPREGEIDSSLRGGAWDNSWQTSRAGGLSCDPNRNGDFFYQDEVCYMFEPLFILAESGSVEHGISPTAFGNSTSESSKTVSDESSGAFMQTANSAGSIDPGSGSQLDGSESDGVSSGNNKTPSLHCCYGWTEDWRWLVCIWTDARGELLDCDIFPFGGISSRQDTKGLQCLFVQVLQQGCQILQTCASPDTGVVKPRDFVITRIGNFYELEYLEWQKAIYLVGGSEVKKWPLQLRRSVPDGMPTSTNGTSLQQQEMSLIQDRTLPSSPSPLYSPHTKAGFMKGGLGQPAARKQLMGGHTLVDSCRGLLQWVQSISFVSVSVDHSLQLVFQADSLSPGTQGVSGMGQSGYIEGFTPVKSLGSTSASYMLIPSPSMRFLPPTPLQLPVCLTAESPPLAHLLHSKGSAIPLSTGFVVSKAVPSVRKDYRNYTKDEWPSVLSVSLIDYCGGNNVSQDKVIRGIAKQAGRTLSSEARDFEIDNHLILKSVAAELHALSWMTVSPGYLERRTALPFHCDMVLRLRRLLHFAEKELSRPPDKTQV
- the LOC18598720 gene encoding mediator of RNA polymerase II transcription subunit 13 isoform X2, whose translation is MWTNVFRIGGLSQISWFQFLPVESDLNALPDKSIKAEQKDAATLLVLSSHLQLQKEGFLSTWTNSFVGPWDPSQGLHNPDEKIKLWLFIPGRHVSVQESAQSAVSRLRVVASGLWLAPGDSEEVAAALSQALRNHIERALHGFSYMRFGDVFSKYHPPQIEECFRRAQPTVEFIFAATQESIFVHAIISSKHIRALSTSDIEKVLEHSSKNSSYLLPVIISPHGMRGRLSGCSPNDLVKQVYFSGSGKIRTFNGFIGLPYHTSQGSGCQLWGQNCYVKVTLGCSKSGSDKALNSNANIRNLPKHHPTEASAAGRDDQKGSLDLLSVLEKTFIYPSEAVLVPVLQTSFARSSLRRFWLQNWIGPSLAASSLLRHCDGNIDSMERSWVEFSGIHTQHCYNSSSNSNNSSISSISSSSSDSVTTGARDLEADADSSCRQSGLSSNDQMEIDCLKMGSKRPRIGITESYGQAITVTNASSQDAYKSNIGSMEVNHSAITAVGNDQIGSNWDWDDDDRGIVMDIQSLLSEFGDFGDFFENDVLPFGEPPGTAESSAIMFAAPDCGDAGSSPAGVMDVSDQMLLPVCLPSFDSFTPHPPVAIEECLSKSQEVTSSAVTSGPLNHTLASSTGEFDHLMKAEALMTFATEYGAVETPASDSSSIFKKPYLPKSHKAESSNSSPNNYIYGATPPSSPCFDGLDEKTGMPMNLKAYPGGHDLSATYQLKKYYTPVETRKERYDGKLLTHNDSSATNEVSGTSQFANFNSMNAVKSADRKMTQGICGKEHILLSMKTVLATDVECAMFQASMLRMRHILLSPMSLATISLSRPAGRSVLNHLPGDPSSMTDNVSSRYEVKKKESIPVRIAGDIDGGMLDGHLNAPVGVWRTVGVPKVSKPAASPSIEASPSLTHNSFNEDSILSYGQRQPLQELLDGIVLLVQQATSFVDLVLDADCGDGPYSWLALQEHWRRGFCCGPSMVHAGCGGTLASCHSLDIAGVELVDPLSANIHASSVISLLHSDIKSALKSAFGNLDGPLSVTDWCKGRGQSGDVGASADGSSAESNTNECRDSSTTVTHSVGEAMSPSQTSVGGSSVLKVTGALDGGKVEETSQRRLNQEISGSESEQQQCTRLRPTLFVLPSPAILVGYQDDWLKTSANSLQLWEKAPLEPYALPKPIIYSVICPDIDPLTSAAADFFQQLGTVYETCKLGTHSPQSLGNQMEMDSGKWSSSGFVLLDCPQSMKIESSNASLLGSISDYFLSLSNGWDLACYLKSLSKALKALKLSQFLSTNQKEGISGPCMVIYVVCPFPEPTAVLKTVVESSVAIGSIILPSDRERRSVLYSQVGKALSSSAAADEASISNIPVVSGFSVPKLVLQIVTVDAIFRVTSPPFNELVILKETAFTIYNKARRISRGSTNDVSLSSSLSSRPHSVLTPMTSIPGMWKDCVGSRIPGSSLPREGEIDSSLRGGAWDNSWQTSRAGGLSCDPNRNGDFFYQDEVCYMFEPLFILAESGSVEHGISPTAFGNSTSESSKTVSDESSGAFMQTANSAGSIDPGSGSQLDGSESDGVSSGNNKTPSLHCCYGWTEDWRWLVCIWTDARGELLDCDIFPFGGISSRQDTKGLQCLFVQVLQQGCQILQTCASPDTGVVKPRDFVITRIGNFYELEYLEWQKAIYLVGGSEVKKWPLQLRRSVPDGMPTSTNGTSLQQQEMSLIQDRTLPSSPSPLYSPHTKAGFMKGGLGQPAARKQLMGGHTLVDSCRGLLQWVQSISFVSVSVDHSLQLVFQADSLSPGTQGVSGMGQSGYIEGFTPVKSLGSTSASYMLIPSPSMRFLPPTPLQLPVCLTAESPPLAHLLHSKGSAIPLSTGFVVSKAVPSVRKDYRNYTKDEWPSVLSVSLIDYCGGNNVSQDKVIRGIAKQAGRTLSSEARDFEIDNHLILKSVAAELHALSWMTVSPGYLERRTALPFHCDMVLRLRRLLHFAEKELSRPPDKTQV